In Nocardioides sp., the following proteins share a genomic window:
- a CDS encoding succinic semialdehyde dehydrogenase, giving the protein MSQSSLPESPLTDGPHDPEIDPRGAYVFDPREARKLTDRIVATGKGTHAVFSPLNGQPLAHVPQSTTDDVREAFRRARVAQRAWARTSLETRSAALLRLHDLVLERQNEILDLICWESGKARKHAFDEPLHVALTARYYARTAHRHLGTQRRLGVIPALTRVDVNHVPKGVVGIISPWNYPFTMALGDGLAALLAGNAVVAKPDSQTMLTALYGARLLEEAGFPRDLWQIVAGPGPDLGPTIVELSDYVCFTGSTRTGKVIAAQCAERLIGCSLELGGKNPLLVLRDADIERAAEGAVRASFSNAGQLCVSMERIFVADQVYDRFVDRFVARTQAMSLGASIDWGVDMGSLISQDQLDTVSAHVADARAMGARVLAGGKARPDLGPYMYEPTILEGVSPEMTCFAQETFGPVVSLYRFRDESEAVERANDGAYGLNAAIYSQDGARARSLAKQIKCGTVNINEAFAATFASIDAPMGGMRESGLGRRQGPEGVLRYTETQAVATQRLLRFAPVLGMSDEMYGRVMTANLKLLKRLGRA; this is encoded by the coding sequence ATGTCCCAGTCCTCCCTGCCTGAGTCGCCTCTCACCGACGGCCCGCACGACCCCGAGATCGATCCGCGGGGGGCCTACGTCTTCGATCCGCGCGAGGCGCGCAAGCTCACCGATCGGATCGTGGCTACCGGCAAGGGCACCCACGCGGTCTTCAGCCCCCTCAACGGCCAGCCGCTGGCACACGTACCGCAGTCGACGACCGACGACGTACGCGAGGCGTTTCGGCGCGCGCGAGTCGCGCAGCGCGCGTGGGCGCGGACGTCCCTGGAGACGCGGTCGGCCGCGTTGCTGCGGCTGCACGATCTGGTGCTCGAGCGGCAGAACGAGATCCTCGACCTGATCTGCTGGGAGTCGGGCAAGGCGCGCAAGCACGCTTTCGACGAGCCGCTGCACGTGGCGCTCACGGCGCGCTACTACGCCCGCACCGCGCACCGGCACCTCGGGACCCAACGCCGCCTCGGCGTGATCCCGGCGCTGACTCGCGTCGACGTCAACCACGTGCCGAAGGGTGTCGTCGGCATCATCAGCCCGTGGAACTACCCGTTCACGATGGCGCTCGGTGACGGCCTGGCCGCCCTGCTCGCGGGCAACGCGGTGGTCGCGAAGCCGGACAGCCAGACCATGCTGACCGCGTTGTACGGCGCCCGCCTGCTGGAGGAGGCCGGCTTCCCGCGCGACCTGTGGCAGATCGTGGCAGGCCCCGGCCCGGACCTCGGTCCGACGATCGTCGAACTCAGCGACTACGTGTGCTTCACCGGCTCGACCCGCACCGGCAAGGTGATCGCGGCGCAATGTGCCGAGCGGCTGATCGGCTGTTCGCTGGAACTCGGTGGCAAGAACCCCCTGCTGGTGTTGCGCGACGCCGACATCGAGCGGGCGGCCGAGGGTGCCGTACGCGCGTCCTTCTCCAATGCCGGTCAGTTGTGCGTCTCGATGGAACGGATCTTCGTCGCCGACCAGGTGTACGACCGGTTCGTCGACCGGTTCGTTGCGCGTACGCAGGCGATGTCCTTGGGCGCGAGCATCGACTGGGGAGTCGACATGGGCTCGCTGATCAGCCAGGACCAACTCGACACGGTGAGCGCGCACGTGGCGGACGCCCGCGCCATGGGCGCTCGCGTTCTCGCCGGCGGCAAGGCCCGCCCCGATCTCGGGCCGTACATGTACGAACCCACGATCCTCGAGGGCGTCAGCCCGGAGATGACCTGCTTCGCCCAGGAGACCTTCGGACCGGTGGTGAGCCTGTATCGCTTCCGTGACGAGTCGGAGGCCGTCGAGCGCGCGAACGACGGGGCGTACGGCCTGAACGCGGCCATCTACTCCCAAGACGGCGCTCGTGCCCGAAGTCTGGCCAAGCAGATCAAGTGCGGCACCGTGAACATCAACGAAGCGTTCGCCGCCACGTTCGCCTCGATCGACGCGCCGATGGGTGGCATGCGCGAGTCGGGTCTGGGCCGGCGGCAAGGCCCCGAGGGTGTGTTGCGCTATACCGAGACCCAGGCCGTGGCCACGCAGCGATTGCTGCGGTTCGCGCCGGTGCTGGGGATGTCGGATGAGATGTACGGCCGGGTGATGACGGCGAATCTGAAGCTCCTGAAGAGATTGGGTCGAGCATGA
- a CDS encoding GMC family oxidoreductase yields the protein MSTHYDVVVIGSGFGGSVAALRLTEKGYRVAVLEAGDRFDEGSYPATSFDTKRYLFAPALGCYGIQRIDMIKDCMIVAGAGVGGGSLVYANTLYEPLEQFYDDPSWAHITDWRAELAPYYDQAKRMLGVVTYPGFTPSDQVMKDVADEMGVGETFHPTPVGVFFGGPEQAPGTAVADPFFGGKGPERKTCTDCGECMTGCRHGAKNTLVKNYLHLAEQAGAVVHPLTTVTRVRPRLDGGFVIDTKWTKAKRRGATKTFTADQVIFAAAALGTQKLLHRLKAEGDLPHLSDRLGYLARTNSEGILGVVAPADSGVDYSQGVAITSSFHPDAHTHVEPVRYGKGSNFMSVLQTVLAEGGGDEPRWRTWLGEMWRQKGQLRDLYDMKHWSERTVIALVMQSHDNSITTFPKKTPLGWIMSSRQGHGKPNPTWIPQAGQAVRLIAKLIGGVPTSSISEPFNRPLTAHFIGGCTIGDSPETGVVDAYQRVYGYPGMHITDGSAISANLGVNPSLTITAQAERAMAMWPNKGEKDARPELGSAYVPVAAVAPLSPVVPDSAPGALRLPIVGVS from the coding sequence ATGAGCACGCACTATGACGTCGTGGTGATCGGATCGGGCTTCGGCGGCTCGGTGGCGGCGCTGCGACTGACCGAGAAGGGTTACCGCGTCGCGGTGTTGGAGGCAGGTGACCGCTTCGACGAGGGCTCGTACCCCGCCACTTCCTTCGACACCAAGCGCTACCTGTTCGCACCCGCTCTGGGGTGCTACGGCATCCAGCGCATCGACATGATCAAGGACTGCATGATCGTGGCCGGGGCTGGTGTCGGCGGTGGCTCCCTGGTCTATGCCAACACGCTCTATGAGCCGCTGGAGCAGTTCTACGACGACCCGTCGTGGGCGCACATCACCGACTGGCGCGCCGAGTTGGCGCCCTACTACGACCAGGCCAAGCGGATGCTCGGTGTGGTCACCTATCCCGGTTTCACCCCGTCCGACCAGGTGATGAAGGACGTCGCCGACGAGATGGGGGTGGGCGAGACCTTCCACCCGACCCCGGTGGGGGTTTTCTTCGGTGGCCCGGAGCAGGCGCCCGGCACTGCGGTCGCCGACCCGTTCTTCGGCGGGAAGGGGCCCGAGCGCAAGACCTGCACTGACTGCGGTGAGTGCATGACCGGGTGTCGCCACGGCGCCAAGAACACCCTGGTCAAGAACTACCTGCACCTGGCCGAGCAGGCTGGTGCGGTGGTCCACCCACTGACGACCGTGACCCGCGTACGTCCTCGCCTCGACGGTGGCTTCGTCATCGACACCAAGTGGACGAAAGCCAAACGTCGCGGCGCGACCAAGACCTTCACCGCCGATCAGGTGATCTTCGCGGCGGCTGCGCTGGGGACGCAGAAGCTGCTGCACCGGCTCAAGGCCGAAGGTGACCTGCCGCACCTGTCCGACCGCCTGGGCTACCTGGCCCGGACCAACTCCGAGGGCATCCTGGGGGTGGTCGCACCAGCGGACTCGGGCGTGGACTACAGCCAGGGTGTGGCGATCACGTCGTCATTCCACCCCGACGCGCACACCCACGTCGAGCCGGTGCGCTATGGCAAGGGCTCCAACTTCATGTCGGTGCTGCAGACGGTGCTGGCCGAAGGTGGCGGCGACGAGCCGCGGTGGCGCACCTGGCTGGGGGAGATGTGGCGCCAGAAGGGACAACTGCGTGACCTCTATGACATGAAGCACTGGTCTGAGCGCACCGTGATCGCGCTGGTCATGCAGTCCCACGACAACTCGATCACCACCTTCCCCAAGAAGACCCCGCTCGGCTGGATCATGTCGTCGCGCCAAGGGCACGGCAAACCCAACCCGACCTGGATCCCCCAGGCCGGGCAGGCCGTACGCCTGATCGCCAAGCTCATCGGTGGCGTGCCCACCAGCAGCATCAGCGAGCCGTTCAACCGCCCGTTGACGGCGCACTTCATCGGTGGTTGCACGATCGGCGACTCTCCCGAGACCGGTGTGGTCGACGCCTATCAGCGGGTGTACGGCTACCCGGGCATGCACATCACCGACGGCTCGGCGATCTCGGCGAACCTGGGCGTGAACCCGTCGCTGACCATCACCGCTCAGGCCGAGCGGGCGATGGCGATGTGGCCCAACAAGGGCGAGAAGGATGCGCGCCCCGAGCTCGGGTCGGCGTACGTCCCGGTGGCGGCCGTGGCGCCGCTGTCCCCGGTGGTACCCGACAGTGCCCCTGGCGCGCTCCGGCTGCCGATCGTGGGTGTTTCCTGA
- the guaA gene encoding glutamine-hydrolyzing GMP synthase — protein sequence MTDHDLVLVVDFGAQYAQLIARRVREARVYSEIVPHTMPIAEMLAKQPKAIILSGGPSSVYADGAPGIDASVFTSGTPVFGMCYGFQLMARGLGGEVAPTGAREYGRTPVSVVESGTLLAGIPEQHKVWMSHGDAVTAAPQGFTVLASTEVTPVAAFEDVSRGLAGVQWHPEVLHSEHGQQVLEHFLHDIAGCRQTWTMVNIAEEQIERVREQVGEDGVAICGLSGGVDSAVAAAIVQRAIGDRLHCVFVDHGLLRQGEAEQVERDFVAATGVNLHVKDAQEVFLDALAGVTDPEEKRKIIGREFIRAFEAAEAEVLGEAASSGQKVGFLVQGTLYPDVVESGGGAGTSNIKSHHNVGGLPEDLEFALVEPLRTLFKDEVRLVGEQLGLPPEIVWRQPFPGPGLGIRIIGSVDRERLDILRAADAIAREELTRAGLDRDIWQMPVVLLADVRSVGVQGDGRTYGHPVVIRPVTSEDAMTADWARLPYDVLERISTRITNEVAEVNRVVLDVTSKPPGTIEWE from the coding sequence GTGACCGACCACGATCTTGTCCTCGTCGTCGATTTCGGCGCTCAGTACGCCCAGTTGATCGCGCGCCGCGTGCGTGAGGCGCGGGTCTATTCGGAGATCGTGCCGCACACGATGCCCATCGCCGAGATGTTGGCCAAGCAGCCGAAGGCGATCATCCTCAGTGGCGGGCCGTCGAGTGTGTACGCCGACGGTGCCCCCGGCATCGACGCGAGCGTCTTCACCAGCGGCACCCCGGTCTTCGGCATGTGTTATGGCTTCCAGTTGATGGCGCGCGGGCTGGGCGGTGAGGTCGCGCCTACTGGTGCGCGGGAGTACGGCCGTACGCCCGTCTCTGTCGTGGAGTCCGGCACTTTGCTCGCGGGCATCCCCGAGCAGCACAAGGTGTGGATGTCCCATGGAGACGCGGTCACGGCCGCGCCGCAGGGCTTCACGGTGCTCGCCTCGACCGAGGTGACGCCGGTGGCCGCCTTCGAGGACGTCTCCCGTGGACTGGCCGGCGTCCAATGGCACCCCGAGGTGCTGCATTCCGAGCACGGTCAGCAGGTCTTGGAGCACTTCCTGCACGACATCGCGGGTTGTCGCCAGACCTGGACGATGGTCAACATCGCCGAGGAGCAGATCGAGCGCGTACGCGAGCAGGTCGGCGAGGACGGCGTCGCGATCTGCGGCCTGTCCGGTGGCGTCGACTCTGCTGTCGCCGCCGCGATCGTGCAGCGCGCGATCGGGGACCGGTTGCACTGCGTCTTCGTCGACCACGGCCTGCTGCGCCAGGGCGAGGCCGAGCAGGTGGAGCGCGACTTCGTCGCCGCCACCGGGGTCAACCTCCACGTCAAGGACGCCCAGGAAGTCTTCCTCGACGCGCTTGCCGGGGTCACCGATCCCGAGGAGAAGCGCAAGATCATCGGCCGGGAGTTCATTCGCGCCTTCGAGGCCGCGGAGGCCGAGGTCTTGGGCGAGGCCGCGTCGTCGGGGCAGAAGGTCGGGTTCCTCGTGCAGGGCACCCTCTATCCCGATGTGGTCGAGTCCGGTGGTGGGGCCGGCACGTCCAACATCAAGTCCCACCACAACGTCGGCGGCCTGCCAGAGGATCTGGAGTTCGCGCTGGTCGAGCCGCTTCGCACCCTCTTCAAGGACGAGGTACGCCTGGTCGGCGAGCAACTCGGCCTGCCGCCCGAGATCGTGTGGCGCCAGCCGTTCCCGGGGCCCGGGCTGGGCATCCGGATCATCGGCAGCGTCGACCGCGAACGCCTCGACATCCTGCGTGCCGCCGACGCGATCGCGCGCGAGGAACTCACTCGCGCGGGGCTTGATCGCGACATCTGGCAGATGCCCGTGGTGCTGCTGGCCGACGTACGCTCGGTCGGCGTGCAAGGCGACGGCCGGACGTACGGCCATCCGGTCGTGATCCGCCCGGTCACCTCCGAGGACGCGATGACCGCCGACTGGGCGCGGTTGCCGTACGACGTGCTCGAGCGGATCTCGACGCGGATCACCAACGAGGTTGCCGAGGTCAACCGGGTGGTGCTGGACGTGACGAGCAAGCCCCCGGGGACTATTGAATGGGAGTGA
- a CDS encoding thioesterase family protein — MDLVFFTADGDTLTPTALAASSWSKNQMHGLAVSGALARAIEGRVDELGRADMRPARITVDLFQPATMTPATVETTVLREGRRILMVEATLVQEDRRPARAAAIFLAPDEAPDGVVWEPSERPEAPDPSVVPESQEPRVPFLHSDIGWSQDFKAHQNSSRKTIWQVGIPIVEGEEPTPFQMVASLADSTSLVCNWGDQGVQFINTDLTVGISRLPSSREMGFRAVERTEQDGIAIGVAEVFDRDGLIGQSMVTSLVNAKRSVDFTSDEFNE, encoded by the coding sequence ATGGACCTGGTCTTCTTTACCGCTGACGGCGACACTCTGACCCCGACCGCACTGGCGGCCAGCAGTTGGTCGAAGAACCAGATGCACGGGCTCGCGGTCAGTGGCGCCTTGGCTCGCGCGATCGAGGGTCGTGTGGACGAACTCGGCCGAGCAGACATGCGGCCGGCCCGGATCACCGTCGATCTCTTCCAGCCCGCCACCATGACCCCTGCGACCGTCGAAACGACCGTGCTGCGTGAAGGTCGCCGAATCCTGATGGTCGAGGCCACCTTGGTGCAGGAGGACCGACGCCCGGCACGAGCCGCGGCGATCTTCCTGGCACCTGACGAGGCTCCCGACGGCGTGGTGTGGGAACCCTCGGAGCGCCCCGAGGCGCCCGACCCGTCGGTCGTACCCGAATCCCAGGAGCCGCGGGTGCCGTTCCTGCACAGCGACATCGGCTGGTCGCAAGACTTCAAGGCCCACCAAAATTCGTCGCGCAAGACCATCTGGCAGGTGGGGATCCCGATCGTGGAGGGCGAGGAGCCGACCCCGTTCCAGATGGTGGCATCGCTGGCCGACTCGACCAGCCTGGTCTGCAACTGGGGCGATCAGGGTGTGCAGTTCATCAACACCGACCTGACCGTCGGGATCTCGCGGTTGCCGTCGTCGCGCGAGATGGGATTTCGCGCCGTGGAGCGTACGGAGCAAGACGGCATCGCGATCGGGGTCGCCGAAGTCTTCGATCGCGACGGCCTGATCGGTCAATCGATGGTGACGTCGTTGGTGAACGCGAAGCGGTCGGTGGACTTCACCAGCGACGAGTTCAACGAGTAG
- a CDS encoding long-chain fatty acid--CoA ligase: protein MTDDVLAARADYESRIEGVNMPLMVQKAAQEFADDPAFSDRFDVPEGESWNTISWAETWDLTQRCAAAFIALGVEKGDAIALMASNRTAHTIADYGAMTAAAVPMSIYNTLSQEQVAFIAGESRPVVIVLEDLDRYQRWERALAEVDSIKHVVMFGDTEAIHDPRVLTWADFLAKGDDTSVVADRMAQITADTPATYLYTSGTTGNPKGVVLTHHNVMYEATSTMDAAGLTGQQRTVSYLPLAHIAERVLATYGPPFLGSHVHAIPDPAGLLGALGEVHPTAFFGVPRVWEKIKTGISAKLAEDPNPDNQKMVQDAMAAGLAWTQAHEFGNEVTPEIQEAYDQADGAILGFLRLLLGLDQVKWAASAAAPMPLEVARFMGGLGLHVYDVYGMTETTGAFTANGPDGFKLGTVGRANPGIEVMLGEDGEILTRGPVNTPGYYRNDEATGTLVDADGWIHTGDIGTVDDDGFYSIIDRKKELIITSAGKNIAPSNIENFLKESPLIGHAMAVGDAKPYVVAVLTLDGEIAPLIAQKMGIEFQDLAELTEHPQIRAMVQEAVDAANARLSRPEQVKAFELLPMEWTAESDELTPTLKLKRRVVTTKYSDVLERLYNPGV, encoded by the coding sequence ATGACCGACGACGTCCTTGCCGCACGCGCTGACTACGAGTCCCGGATCGAGGGCGTCAACATGCCGCTCATGGTCCAGAAAGCAGCGCAGGAATTCGCTGACGACCCGGCCTTCTCCGACCGCTTCGACGTGCCCGAGGGCGAGTCGTGGAACACCATCTCCTGGGCCGAGACCTGGGACCTCACCCAGCGCTGCGCGGCGGCATTCATCGCCTTGGGCGTCGAGAAGGGCGATGCCATCGCGCTGATGGCGAGCAACCGTACGGCTCACACGATCGCCGACTATGGCGCGATGACCGCAGCGGCGGTGCCGATGTCGATCTACAACACCCTCTCCCAGGAGCAGGTCGCCTTCATCGCCGGCGAATCACGGCCGGTGGTCATCGTCCTGGAGGATCTTGACCGATATCAGCGGTGGGAGCGCGCGCTCGCCGAGGTCGACTCCATCAAGCACGTCGTGATGTTCGGCGACACCGAGGCCATTCACGACCCGCGCGTCCTGACCTGGGCCGACTTCCTCGCCAAGGGCGACGACACCAGCGTGGTCGCAGACCGGATGGCGCAGATCACCGCCGACACGCCGGCTACCTACCTCTACACGAGTGGTACGACGGGCAACCCCAAGGGCGTCGTCCTGACTCACCACAACGTGATGTACGAAGCCACCTCCACGATGGATGCAGCCGGTCTGACCGGCCAACAGCGCACCGTCAGCTATCTGCCGCTGGCACACATCGCCGAGCGGGTGCTGGCGACGTACGGCCCGCCCTTCCTGGGCAGTCACGTGCACGCCATTCCCGACCCGGCCGGGCTGCTGGGTGCGCTCGGCGAGGTGCACCCGACGGCGTTCTTCGGGGTGCCTCGGGTGTGGGAGAAGATCAAGACCGGGATCTCGGCCAAGCTCGCGGAGGACCCGAACCCCGACAACCAGAAGATGGTCCAGGACGCGATGGCCGCAGGCCTGGCGTGGACGCAGGCACACGAGTTCGGCAACGAGGTGACGCCTGAGATCCAGGAGGCGTACGACCAGGCCGACGGCGCGATCCTCGGCTTCCTGCGCCTGCTGCTCGGGCTCGACCAGGTGAAGTGGGCCGCCAGCGCTGCGGCGCCGATGCCGCTCGAGGTCGCCAGGTTCATGGGCGGGCTCGGCCTGCACGTCTATGACGTCTATGGCATGACCGAGACCACCGGCGCGTTCACCGCCAACGGACCCGACGGCTTCAAACTCGGCACCGTCGGTCGCGCCAACCCCGGCATCGAGGTCATGCTGGGCGAGGACGGCGAGATCCTGACCCGCGGACCGGTGAACACGCCGGGCTACTACCGCAACGACGAGGCGACGGGCACGCTGGTCGATGCGGACGGCTGGATCCATACCGGCGACATCGGCACCGTCGACGACGATGGTTTCTATTCGATCATCGACCGCAAGAAGGAACTGATCATCACCAGCGCGGGCAAGAACATCGCGCCGTCGAACATCGAGAACTTCCTGAAGGAGTCGCCGCTCATCGGCCACGCGATGGCGGTGGGTGACGCCAAGCCGTACGTGGTCGCGGTCCTCACCCTCGACGGGGAGATCGCGCCGCTGATCGCGCAGAAGATGGGCATCGAGTTCCAGGATCTGGCCGAGCTCACCGAGCACCCGCAGATCCGGGCGATGGTGCAAGAGGCCGTGGATGCAGCCAACGCACGACTGAGCAGGCCAGAGCAGGTCAAGGCCTTCGAGTTGCTGCCCATGGAATGGACCGCGGAGTCCGACGAACTGACCCCCACGCTGAAACTCAAACGACGCGTGGTGACCACGAAGTATTCCGACGTGTTGGAGCGGCTCTACAACCCCGGCGTGTGA
- a CDS encoding acyl-CoA dehydrogenase family protein — MTTLWEAEHEDFRRTARAFFEREVTPFHDQWEKDGIVPRSLWESAGSAGLLCFDVPEEYGGAGVSDFRYNVILSEEQARSGANGPGFSVHTDIIVPYLSSLGTEEQKQRWLPGCVSGEIITAIAMTEPGAGSDLQGVRTTAVDQGDHYLVNGSKTFISNGINADLVIVVARTDPEAGHKGISLLVVERGMEGFERGRNLEKIGLHAQDTAELSFTDVRVPKANLLGEEGQGFLYLMMNLPQERLIIGAQAVAACELIVELCLDYAKTREAFGKPIGKFQHNRFLVAEMATEATVARAFLDSCLTKHLAGELTAVDAAMIKWWTTELQNKLVNQGVQLHGGYGYMLEYPIARAYLDSRISTIYGGTTEIQKEIIGRSLGL; from the coding sequence GTGACCACACTCTGGGAGGCCGAGCACGAGGACTTCCGGCGTACGGCCCGCGCGTTCTTCGAACGTGAGGTGACGCCCTTCCACGACCAGTGGGAGAAGGACGGGATCGTGCCGCGGTCCCTGTGGGAGTCGGCCGGGTCAGCCGGTTTGTTGTGCTTCGATGTGCCCGAGGAGTACGGCGGCGCAGGCGTGTCCGATTTTCGCTACAACGTGATCTTGTCCGAGGAGCAGGCCCGCTCGGGAGCGAACGGTCCGGGCTTCTCGGTCCACACGGACATCATCGTGCCCTACCTCTCCTCGCTCGGCACCGAGGAGCAGAAGCAGCGCTGGTTGCCCGGGTGCGTCTCGGGCGAGATCATCACGGCTATCGCGATGACCGAGCCGGGCGCGGGCTCGGACCTGCAAGGCGTGCGTACGACCGCCGTCGACCAGGGCGATCACTATCTGGTCAACGGGTCGAAGACTTTCATCTCCAACGGCATCAACGCCGACCTGGTGATCGTGGTGGCGCGTACGGACCCCGAGGCCGGCCACAAGGGCATCTCGCTGCTCGTGGTCGAGCGTGGGATGGAGGGGTTCGAGCGTGGTCGCAACCTGGAGAAGATCGGGTTGCACGCCCAGGACACCGCCGAGTTGTCGTTCACCGACGTACGCGTGCCCAAGGCGAACCTGCTCGGCGAGGAGGGCCAAGGCTTCCTCTATCTGATGATGAATCTGCCGCAGGAGCGGCTGATCATCGGGGCTCAGGCGGTCGCAGCCTGTGAGCTGATCGTCGAACTGTGCCTGGACTACGCCAAGACCCGCGAGGCGTTCGGCAAGCCGATCGGGAAGTTCCAGCACAACCGCTTCCTCGTGGCCGAGATGGCCACGGAGGCGACCGTGGCACGCGCGTTCCTCGACTCCTGCCTGACCAAGCACCTGGCGGGCGAACTGACCGCGGTCGACGCCGCGATGATCAAGTGGTGGACCACCGAATTGCAGAACAAGTTGGTGAACCAGGGCGTACAACTGCACGGCGGCTATGGCTACATGCTGGAGTACCCCATCGCCCGGGCGTACCTCGACTCCCGCATCTCCACGATCTACGGCGGCACGACGGAGATCCAGAAGGAGATCATCGGCCGGTCGCTCGGGCTCTAG
- a CDS encoding LLM class F420-dependent oxidoreductase: MKLSMLLMYDGNPRAAADQVVAYEKAGLDTVWVAEAYGFDSPTLMGYLAAKTETIEIGSGILNIYSRTPGAILQTIAGLDNVSSGRAILGLGASGPQVIEGFHGVPYAKPLGRTAEIIDLVRRGLKREVLENDGIIKLPLTKADGGVTGLGKPLKLLTKPERSSIPIWIAALGEKSVEQTAEIADGWIPHLFHPEKADRVWGSALRAGAAKRSADLAPLEITAGGLVAIGEGPETKALLDFARPLFALYVGGMGAKGKNFYNDVAKAYGYEEEAEKIQDLYLSGKKKEAEALIPLDWLEAANLVGPKSYLKERIAAFEEAGVTRLQVMPASEDPAATIAELKELVS, translated from the coding sequence ATGAAGCTCTCGATGCTCTTGATGTACGACGGCAACCCGCGCGCCGCTGCCGACCAGGTCGTGGCGTACGAGAAGGCGGGACTCGACACGGTCTGGGTGGCCGAGGCGTACGGCTTCGACTCCCCCACGTTGATGGGCTATCTGGCCGCCAAGACCGAAACGATCGAGATCGGCTCGGGCATCCTCAACATCTATTCGCGAACGCCCGGCGCGATCCTCCAGACGATCGCGGGACTCGACAACGTCTCCTCAGGTCGCGCCATCCTCGGCTTGGGCGCCTCCGGGCCGCAGGTGATCGAAGGCTTCCACGGGGTGCCGTACGCCAAGCCGCTCGGCCGCACCGCCGAGATCATCGACCTCGTGCGGCGTGGGCTCAAGCGCGAGGTGCTGGAGAACGACGGCATCATCAAACTGCCGCTGACCAAGGCCGACGGCGGCGTCACCGGCCTGGGCAAGCCGCTGAAGCTGCTCACCAAGCCCGAGCGTTCCTCGATCCCGATCTGGATCGCCGCGCTGGGCGAGAAGTCGGTCGAGCAGACCGCCGAGATCGCCGACGGCTGGATCCCGCACCTGTTCCACCCCGAGAAGGCCGACCGCGTGTGGGGCTCGGCGTTGCGGGCCGGCGCCGCGAAGCGCTCAGCCGACCTGGCGCCGTTGGAGATCACGGCGGGCGGTCTGGTCGCGATCGGCGAGGGCCCGGAGACCAAGGCGCTGCTCGACTTCGCGCGCCCCCTCTTCGCGCTCTACGTCGGCGGGATGGGCGCGAAGGGCAAGAACTTCTACAACGACGTCGCCAAGGCGTACGGCTATGAGGAGGAAGCCGAGAAGATCCAGGACCTCTACCTGTCGGGCAAGAAGAAGGAGGCCGAGGCGCTGATCCCGCTGGACTGGCTGGAGGCAGCCAACCTGGTCGGCCCGAAGTCGTACCTCAAGGAGCGGATCGCGGCTTTCGAGGAGGCCGGGGTGACGCGTCTTCAGGTGATGCCCGCGTCCGAGGACCCCGCGGCGACGATCGCCGAACTCAAGGAACTTGTCTCGTGA